One window of Pieris napi chromosome 14, ilPieNapi1.2, whole genome shotgun sequence genomic DNA carries:
- the LOC125056084 gene encoding uncharacterized protein LOC125056084: MYLLFVFFVFCMRVDGIPKDSSGSEDVTGLVTSLRNDANLDLSEDEEYEDLRAEFLAYHSALSSLASSRRSLISTPCWSQGGICINYKLCPRHLHLTEIPGCKNRLNVCCFVWNQYEVRDMRDKGIHNIAFPWSPKHDYGGEGIITVTKKKLKMKRKPTTETAIVFTL, encoded by the exons atgtatttgctttttgtattctttgttttctGCATGAGAGTGGATGGGATTCCAAAGGATTCGAGCGGCAGTGAAGACGTCACAGGCCTCGTGACGTCACTGAGGAATGATGCAAACTTAGACCTGTCTGAGGATGAGGAATATGAGGATCTACGTGCCGAGTTCCTGGCTTACCACTCCGCTCTATCATCGCTTGCTTCGTCACGAC GATCCCTGATCAGCACACCGTGTTGGTCACAAGGAGGAATTTGTATCAATTACAAGCTCTGTCCCCGGCATCTACATCTTACAGAAATACCAGGCTGTAAGAACAGGCTAAATGTTTGCTGTTTTGTATGGAACCAATATGAAGTTCGAGATATGAGAGATAAGGGGATCCATAACATAGCGTTCCCCTGGAGCCCTAAACATGATTATGGAGGTGAAGGAATCATTACTGTAACCAAGAAGAAACTTAAAATGAAGAGAAAACCCACCACTGAAACAGcaattgtttttactttataa
- the LOC125056085 gene encoding uncharacterized protein LOC125056085 codes for MLLYLNIIFLILIKITSQVKFDTNKDLLLTKYTDVFAPGMNGKPQLGTGQATCWARGGVCVHVRHCPSMNFDAAAFGCSQGYKVCCRVQQPLSPTVGIQRTNDAPYDLGSSSSEKRDTNMLILLISR; via the exons ATGTTAttgtatttgaatattattttcttgattttaatcaaaataacaaGCCAAGTAAAGTTTGATACCAATAAAGATCTGCTTTTAACGAAGTATACAGATGTTTTTGCGCCCGGTATGAATGGAAAGCCGCAACTTG GTACAGGACAAGCTACTTGTTGGGCCCGCGGCGGCGTTTGTGTACATGTACGACACTGTCCTTCCATGAACTTTGATGCTGCAGCATTTGGATGCTCTCAAGGGTATAAAGTCTGTTGCAGAGTCCAACAGCCATTGTCTCCTACGGTCGGGATTCAAAGAACAAACGATGCTCCATACGATTTAGGAAGCAGTTCAAGCGAAAAGCGTGACACGAATATGTTGATTCTTTTAATTTCCCGAtga